The genomic region TACAATATCCATTTATCATAATACTATAACTCCAGACACAAGGAGCCAGACCAATTTTCTTCATATCACCAAATAAACTTGCTGCTTCATCCACTTTGCCAGTTAAAATGTATCCATATATTAATGCATTGTATGTGACTACATCAGGCTTGATTCCTATGTCCATCAACATATCAAACACTTGTTTGGCTTCTATTATTCTTCGTTCTTTACATAATGCATTGACTAGAATGTTATAGGTACATACATCTGGGTTAATGTCTTTAACAACCATATCATTCAACAATTGAGTTGCTTCTTTTAAACGACTGGTGCAACACAAACCATGCATCAGAGAATTGTATGAGACAACATCAGGATAAATTCCTCGAGAAATCATCTCTGAGAACAAATTTTGTGCCTCATTTACAAGACCATCTTTACGCAATCCATCGATAATTGTTCTGTACATCACTATGTTAGGCTTAACTGTATAACTCTCTAGCTTTTGCAAAAGCTCCATGGCGGCTCTTGCTTGCCCCATTTTACATAGACCACTAATTAAGGTCCCATAACTAACCTCATCAAACTGAAAACCTAGAGATATTAGCTTGTCATGAAACCGTAGGGCTTCCCTAACCTTGCCGTTTATACAGAACCCTTTGATGAGTGTGGTCAGTGTTATAACATTCAATTCATGACCCATCTTGATAATCTTGGCCAATGCAGAGAAAGCAGAGTTCATTTGACCCAAACGGCAAAAACAATTGATCAATAAGCTCAGACTAATCATGGAAGGAGAGATACCCCTAAACTCCATTTgtgcaaaaagaaaaataacagtgGGGTATTCTTTCATGTTAACAACAGACATCAAAATCTTACCAAGTTCGAGTTGAGATGGAGTGCGGTGCTCATTGATGAGGCGAATGAAAAAGGCAACAGCATCATCAATGTTAGTGTGAAACCCAGAAACACTCTTCTTAGCAGTTAATGTTGCTGCCAAATGGGAGTCAGGTTTTGCATTTGAGAAAGAGTGAGAAGCATTACGAAGAGAAACAAGTTTGAGAAGGCCACATCTTCTGTTGTTTGTCATTGCAATTCGGCATGTTACTTACGGTTCTCTTTCTCTTCGCTTCTCAATAAGGTTTTGCCTGTTATGAAATAAAGTGGATGTGTTAGTTGGTGGTGCATATGATTTATCACATATTAATTGAGTACATAGTTACCCGTTGCAGAATTGGAAAAGAATTTGACCCTATGTAGCACCCTAACTATCAGAATGTTACACTTTCGGCTGCGCCACTCTAatagctcggatattacgacgacttctaaacttaataataaaatatgagcctTTAACTAGAATACCGGTTCGCTATTTCTTTGAGAAAttgaaaattcttttaatttgctAACAGATATGTATATACATATACACACAACTTTTTATCCAAGTAATTTACAAATGTTAGATATATACATATCATACAGCTCTTATCCCTCTTATAAAATTATAATGACAAAGGCGAGGGAAAACTATGACGAATATATGTACAAACAGAAACAATACAGCTAAGGACTTATAAAAAAAAACTTCATCAGCTTCCTCGTCCATCCTGAAAAGAGagtctgtaggggagtgagaacatcgtcctcgaaagAGTTCTCAGTAAGGGGTTTTTAAGAATTGTcgtaagaagatattttaaataaaactattttcaaaacgCAGTGATTATTAGTTTATTATTCAAATCTAAAATTCGTATTTTTCTTACAAAAAAATTCAAGCAAAATAACATTTTAACCAAACTTAGATTCAATCATtcatggcctccggcccaaacgCACCCAATCACGGCCTCCGACCCAATATATAATCAGATCTCGACCTCTGGCCAAATCAAAACACTTCACCATTGAAACTCAATCTCAAACAGAATCAATCACAAACACAAACAAATTCAAAGCAAACACATATAAAGAATACTTACAGCAAGTATCACAGTTACCACTTAAATAGAATTCATtagataggcaaaccaaaacacttaagcACACCCAAAAAAAGCACacaaatgcaacatgatgcatGACTGTCCTActagccgtgagctcacgtgttgaTTACTTTGCCAGAACCTGACACATCCGGCAGCTAACCTGGATATTGTCCTCTTGAAAACCGGTGGGTGGTACACCACCACAAACCCCACCATTgcgagcggtacaccaccacgaatcTCACAAGATCTTCAATTGAAAAACAACACACACACgtgggcggtacaccaccacaaACCCCACATAACATTCACTTTTAAAAACATGTgggcggtaaataaccacgatccccacaGACACATTCATAACCCGTgggcggtaaataaccacgatccccacgTTTATCGCGACGCTGGAcaagcggtacaccaccacgatcctTGCCAGGCGCATAAATCACATTCTCCTCaaatcatttttatttaaaaccaacGCCACTCCTTATAACCTTTTCCAAAACCTCCAAAACCACTTTACTTAACACAAGTTCTTTCATACAAAACCCAATTCTTATTTAACCAAGATTTTTCCAAACCAACTTCAAAACCATTTCAGATTTAAACCTCTTTCAAAAGACTAAAATAATCATTTATTAATTAACCCTCACGGCAGAGTCTCGGGACTTTAGGGAGGACGACAACCAGTCTCGTTCTTTAAAATTATTAAACTCTTTCAATCAAAATTCCTTAAAATATAGTTCTTTAAttaaactcaaaacataaagCTTTTCTTAATAATtcgaaatcaaataatataatccttaaatcaaattttcttttgaataacgCTCTAAACAAAGTTTtagtattttataaaaatttcgacaacatctcctctaaaactcaggACTTAGGCCAcctttttcgggtcccaaccaaacctaACCAAACGCCTCAGAATCATTTTCAATAAATCAACAAAACTCATTCCCAATATCTCAAATCATTTCAAATGCCAATTCATTCTCAATATCAAATTAAAcccgaaaacaaaaaaaaaacattttacaTAGTATTTAATCAAACCAGCTTTCCAACTCAATAATCTGAAACACCCACAGTCCAATCATCCTCATAATAACCTTGATCCAAGTACAAAAACCCGATTAAACATCTTTAATCAATCAATAAACCATTCAAACTAGCATTTACATTCATACAGGAAAACTCAGTTCATTTCATAAGACTTacgaaatcataaaaatatgtcTTTCATATTAATATcaacttataacaattcttgaaagtaaaataagtttaagaaaTCGCCCCTACCTCGTTCGCGACTTAACTACGCGACAAACTCCGTTTTCTCTCGGCCTATACCCTCAACAGTCACAATCACAGTCCATTCCACCCTCGCAGCAACGGCGGCAATCCCAAAAGCGACATGCAACAACCAGGAATTGATCCTACATTACCAAAACCTCAGAATTTTCACCAAACACATAACTAACGCATATAGACTAGCTGTGAGGGTTTCGGACCAGAAATGCTTACTGTAACAAAGGGAAAACGTAGAAACAGAGCGCAGTGGATCCCGGGCGACAGAACGGCGACAAGAAATAGCAAGAACAGCAGCCGCTTCGCGGTGACCACCCTCCACACGACCCTGTCTCTTGTCCTCCCCTGCAGCCCGGACAGCGGCAAAACGGCGACAGAGCCCAGTTCCTCAAACGGCAGCGGTTTGGGACAtagcttcttctcttcttcgagCTCGACGGCAACGCGTGGTGATGGGGGCGGCAGCGAGGCGCGACGGTGAACCTAGCTCGACGGTGGCTGAGCAGCGGCAGAGCGCGACAGCTCCTCTTCCTCGCGGCGTCTCTGGCTCGTGGCGCCCTCTATTTAAGtagattattaatttaatttaatataattaaatttgagAATAGCGTTTAGTTTATAAAATGGGAAAATTATTCTAAACGACGGTTaggaagatttaattattaaaaaagacttttaatatcaaaattagtAAGAAGGACcaaatctttttataatatttacaGTCTGTTTGGACACCTTTAAATGATGGAATTAGAATTCAATTCCATCAAGAAATGAATTCCTAAAGAAATGGAATTCAATTCCATAGTTTGGAACAACTAACTCATTTAATGAGATAGAATTGAATTCCATTGTTTGGAATGACTTGTTGATGAATTACATTATTTCTCTAAGACCTTTTTACCCCTCAATAAATATtaagtataattttatttatcaattaaattagatatataattatataaatcacTTATAAGTAAAATGATGTTATGATCCTTTAAACTGCAAATTTATTAATAATGAAATGATGTTATGATCCTTTAAACTGCAAATTTATTTGGGTGTAGACTGTAGACAGTATTCCACTTCTCTATTTCAGTTTTAAATATAATACTCAgtgtaaatccatcaagaaaaaaTTGTCTTCAGCAAGTCATAAGATGAGATGTAAGAAGAAACTAAATTATGTAAGATAACAACATATAGAATACCAAATCTATGAACATTTTACCATAGCAATTGATTACTTAGGATGGGATAAAGCAAATCCAATCATGCTAATATAAAACAAACATGCATAACCAGGAAATTCATTATTACAATCCAATCCAAACAAATATGTTAATATAACACAAACATGAAACCATCATTCTCAAATCCTGATTCTTAATTTGACTTGATAAATAAATACTAGAAGAGAGTGCATAGAAATTAATGCAGAATTAATAAACATATATTAGAAAAAGGTAGATGGTATTTGAAAGTCCTATCAAAACGTTAAAATATTAGAAAAAGGTAGATGGTATTTGAAACTCCTACTAATTTGGTTAATCTCAAACTGATTTGAAAGTTAAAATCAAAACGTTTTTATCTTTTATCTGCATATCTTTTTCAGTTCAAGAACACCCTGACAAAGTCAACTAAACAATTTAGTTCAAATTTGATATTTTCTAGAGAGGCTTTACACCAACCAAGTCCTATCTAACTATGATAAATATTACAAATAGAGCGACAGAGAATCCTCCCAACATTATTCTCTCAAAAGTTCAATCAGAAAACATATAACTTGAACTTCAACGAACTGTGAATTCAGAACACTTTCCAATCAAAACCACTCAACAAATTCAAGTATGAaagatgttagagaatcattagcattaattaggatcaattagtatcgtctatatttatgtagtatatctgtatattaattataggattctatgcttttattactctgattcatttagcacctataaatacctcttgtatattgtacttttgGGCACAACTtaataatacacttttcacatcattctctcagtctcttgtttcaaacatggtatcaagagcttaggtTTTTCTCGGCCGGACGCGCCGCCACGCGCCACTTGAAGTAGGCTGTCCGGTTGCAGGTGTTCTTCTTCCAGAAGCATTCGTCGCCGTTGGATCAGCGCTCCAGATCAACGGCTCAGCAACGCCCACGTGTCAGCCAGACGAGAGACGGACCGCATCCGATCCACGCGCCCGACCCGACCCGGTTCTCTGACCCGCGCGCCACCTCGCGCCCAGTAAGCCGCTGACGTGTCTTGCCTCTCCAATCACCCCGTGCCACGTGTCATTACTTGCTGACGTGGCTGCTGACGTGGCGCTGACGTGGCAGACAAGTGGGAccctccctaaggttttttggtgagctctttccgattttGCCATCCGTTTCCTCATTTTCTGCTCCGAAATTGcagtttttctctcctctccttgTTCTCTATGACTACTTTTATGGAAAAGTCAGATGTTTTTGCTGCCACAGACAGAAAGGGGGTCTTCTGTCGCAACTGTAACCATTTTAGGCACCCGTTCTCCAGCTGTCCctctgttgaatgtcgcacatgccaccagaaagggcatattagctaccattgttcacagTTGTTCTGCCGTTAttgcaagctctcgggacatttgcttactacctgtcctactcgTCCACCACGTCCTGCGCCTGCTTCTGTTGTTGCCGCTACTACTGAACCTACCACTGTCTCTTTATCTGATATTGCATCTCTTCTACAGCGTCTTCTCTCTGtttctggtaatacccctgcTGCTTTATCGAGCCCTCCAGGTACACATcattctctcagtctcttgtttctaacaaaaGAGATCAAAGGAGCTAaaaccaattcaacaataaacAAAACCTAAGCATATTCATAGTCAGGAAAACCACAgcatattcatattcatattcataaataaattcaaaaaccaattcaacaatcaacaaaatctcGTTCATAATCAGCAAAACAACTGCATATTCATATTCATAAACAAATTCATAATGCAATTCAATATTTCAACCACTGCCATATTCTAATCAGCATCATAAACCAATCAACAATGAAATTAACAGCAATAACATCAATCAATCAACTACTAAAAATTAATATAGCGTACAGAATATTAGAATAActggaaaaaaaatttaaatggttacctgttgttgctgttgttgcaGAGGCAGAATCGATTTCGGAAGGTGGACGATGCATGGCAGGCAGCAACAACCACTGCGGCATGGACCACGAGGGACGAGCAGCAACAATCACCCAGAGACGGAGGAGAGGCGGAGGGAGGTGCGGCGAGACGCGAGCAGGAAGCAAAGCTCGAGCAGAGACGAGAGGAGGGAGAGTGGCGAGGGAGGCGCGGCGACACAAACAGGAAGCGCAGCTCAAGCAGACGCGGAGGCGAGAGACGCCCGAGCAGCTGAGCTCAGACGGAGGAGAGAGGCCAAACACGAGCACACGACGCGGAGGATCCGGCTAGAGGCGCGGCAACGACGGCGAGCATGCAGTGGCGGTGACCCGAGGTGAGCTCCCAACTCTGCCTGTGTGTGACTGTCTGTGGTGGTGCTTCAGAATCAGTTAAGCAAAATAGGGTTTAAGGAAGTGAAGGGATGATGGAATATTATAATTTGGACAGGGGTATTTTTGATATTGTACAGTTTAAGTGAAATTTAGgtgagaattgattttgaaatcaGATTAAAGTAGGTCTGATTTGTAAATGGGGTAaaatgagaattggaattctcacTTGAATTCaactttatgttttttttttctattctaaagTAAGG from Arachis ipaensis cultivar K30076 chromosome B02, Araip1.1, whole genome shotgun sequence harbors:
- the LOC107625067 gene encoding pentatricopeptide repeat-containing protein At3g22470, mitochondrial isoform X2 — protein: MMLLPFSFASSMSTALHLNSNLIIKMGHELNVITLTTLIKGFCINGKVREALRFHDKLISLGFQFDEVSYGTLISGLCKMGQARAAMELLQKLESYTVKPNIVMYRTIIDGLRKDGLVNEAQNLFSEMISRGIYPDVVSYNSLMHGLCCTSRLKEATQLLNDMVVKDINPDVCTYNILVNALCKERRIIEAKQVFDMLMDIGIKPDVVTYNALIYGYILTGKVDEAASLFGDMKKIGLAPCVWSYSIMINGYCKHKRLNEAVTLFKEMPQRNLVPSTVTYNSLIDGFCKSGRIPDVQNLLEDMYARGQPPNIITYNILLDSLCKGSHLDAAIELFQKIFGKGGWSLCHTPY
- the LOC107625067 gene encoding pentatricopeptide repeat-containing protein At1g12775, mitochondrial isoform X1 encodes the protein MTNNRRCGLLKLVSLRNASHSFSNAKPDSHLAATLTAKKSVSGFHTNIDDAVAFFIRLINEHRTPSQLELGKILMSVVNMKEYPTVIFLFAQMEFRGISPSMISLSLLINCFCRLGQMNSAFSALAKIIKMGHELNVITLTTLIKGFCINGKVREALRFHDKLISLGFQFDEVSYGTLISGLCKMGQARAAMELLQKLESYTVKPNIVMYRTIIDGLRKDGLVNEAQNLFSEMISRGIYPDVVSYNSLMHGLCCTSRLKEATQLLNDMVVKDINPDVCTYNILVNALCKERRIIEAKQVFDMLMDIGIKPDVVTYNALIYGYILTGKVDEAASLFGDMKKIGLAPCVWSYSIMINGYCKHKRLNEAVTLFKEMPQRNLVPSTVTYNSLIDGFCKSGRIPDVQNLLEDMYARGQPPNIITYNILLDSLCKGSHLDAAIELFQKIFGKGGWSLCHTPY
- the LOC107625067 gene encoding uncharacterized protein LOC107625067 isoform X3; translated protein: MTNNRRCGLLKLVSLRNASHSFSNAKPDSHLAATLTAKKSVSGFHTNIDDAVAFFIRLINEHRTPSQLELGRIWGSSKYVFPCFEVCESPLITTVSNALYSSNIMPRNAKSW